The Rhodopseudomonas palustris genome window below encodes:
- a CDS encoding ABC transporter ATP-binding protein → MMQAHSGQTASPLLAVRDVSVVFGGIVALNGISFDMLKGQILGLIGPNGAGKTTLFNCLSRLYQPSKGDILLEGDSILTRPPHRIAEVGIGRTFQNVALFPNLTVLDNVRVGTHSRTNSDIVSDSLRLPWIRNGEKAMNKRVHDILDYLELGSVAHTVVSGLPFGTQKRVELARALAAEPKILLLDEPAGGLNHEEVYILGDLIRKIRDDRGITVLLVEHHMGLVMSIADHVVALNFGRKLAEGTPTQVQNDPDVIKAYLGSKDQ, encoded by the coding sequence ATGATGCAGGCACATTCGGGACAAACCGCGTCACCGCTGCTCGCGGTGCGCGACGTCAGCGTCGTGTTCGGCGGCATCGTCGCCTTGAACGGCATTTCATTCGACATGTTGAAGGGCCAGATCCTCGGACTGATCGGCCCGAACGGCGCGGGCAAGACCACGCTGTTCAACTGCCTGTCGCGGCTATATCAGCCGAGCAAGGGTGACATCCTGCTCGAAGGCGACAGCATCCTCACCCGTCCGCCGCACCGCATCGCGGAAGTCGGCATCGGCCGCACCTTCCAGAACGTCGCGCTGTTTCCGAATCTGACGGTGCTGGACAACGTCCGCGTCGGCACGCATTCGCGCACCAACAGCGACATCGTCTCGGACTCGCTGCGCCTGCCCTGGATCCGCAACGGTGAAAAGGCGATGAACAAGCGCGTCCACGACATCCTCGACTATCTCGAACTGGGCAGCGTCGCCCACACCGTGGTGTCGGGCCTGCCGTTCGGCACCCAGAAGCGCGTCGAACTGGCGCGCGCGCTCGCCGCCGAGCCGAAGATCCTGCTGCTCGACGAGCCGGCCGGCGGTCTCAATCACGAGGAGGTCTACATCCTCGGCGACCTGATCCGGAAGATCCGCGACGACCGCGGCATCACCGTGCTTCTCGTCGAACACCACATGGGTCTGGTGATGTCGATCGCCGACCATGTCGTCGCGCTGAATTTCGGCCGCAAGCTCGCAGAGGGAACGCCCACGCAGGTGCAGAACGACCCGGATGTGATCAAGGCCTATCTGGGGAGCAAGGACCAATGA
- a CDS encoding IclR family transcriptional regulator has product MKRPPKKAATDRSFVVALSRGLEVLRAFGPNDGLLGNQEIAARTKLPKPTISRLTYTLTKLGYLTQVPRFEKYQLAPAAMSLGYAALANLGVRHLSQPFRDELMQQTGGAVAVGARDRISMIYVGQARSSLTVGVQLDVGSRIPIATTAMGRAYLSALQGDERMSLLRDMREHYGSRWPRIKEGIERSEEMVAKYGFAISAGEWQDDVHAAGVALTLNDGTGPYAFNCGAPAFRFTEDRLLNDIGPRLVAMVRKIEAALGGTAAPQSRRPDKSDNKKTKSGGKVARVVEGIR; this is encoded by the coding sequence ATGAAACGTCCGCCGAAAAAAGCCGCGACCGATCGCAGTTTCGTCGTCGCGCTGTCGCGCGGCCTCGAAGTCTTGCGCGCGTTCGGCCCCAATGACGGCCTGCTCGGCAACCAGGAGATCGCGGCGCGCACCAAATTGCCGAAGCCGACGATTTCGCGGCTGACCTACACGCTCACCAAGCTCGGCTACCTCACCCAGGTGCCGCGATTCGAGAAGTATCAGCTCGCGCCGGCGGCGATGTCGCTCGGTTATGCGGCGCTCGCCAATCTCGGCGTCCGTCACCTGTCGCAGCCGTTTCGCGACGAATTGATGCAGCAGACCGGCGGCGCGGTCGCGGTCGGCGCGCGCGACCGGATCAGCATGATCTATGTCGGCCAGGCGCGCTCCAGCCTCACCGTCGGCGTGCAACTCGACGTCGGCTCGCGCATTCCGATCGCGACCACCGCGATGGGGCGCGCTTACTTGAGTGCGCTGCAAGGTGATGAACGCATGTCCTTGCTGCGCGACATGCGCGAGCACTACGGCAGTCGCTGGCCGCGCATCAAGGAAGGAATCGAGCGTTCCGAGGAGATGGTCGCAAAGTACGGCTTTGCCATTTCGGCCGGCGAGTGGCAGGACGACGTGCACGCCGCGGGAGTCGCTCTGACGTTGAACGACGGTACGGGCCCTTACGCATTCAATTGTGGAGCGCCTGCATTCCGCTTCACGGAAGATCGTCTGCTCAACGACATTGGACCTCGTCTCGTGGCGATGGTAAGGAAAATCGAAGCGGCGCTCGGCGGGACAGCGGCGCCGCAATCAAGAAGACCAGACAAATCCGACAACAAGAAAACTAAGTCAGGAGGGAAAGTTGCGCGTGTCGTCGAGGGGATCAGGTAG
- a CDS encoding 3-hydroxyacyl-CoA dehydrogenase NAD-binding domain-containing protein, with product MSEVVTRERHDAIAIVTVNSPPVNALSAAVRRGILENVNAAVADPEVQAIVLTCAGRTFIAGADITEFGKPPQPPALNDVIAALENSPKPTIAAIHGTALGGGLEVALGCHFRVAVKEAKLGLPEVKLGLLPGAGGTQRLPRAVGPELAVQMIVGGNPIGAAEALKHGLIEEIVEDRVAGGEAFARKVLAEKRPTRRLRDDDSKLAAAKADRSIFTNAVAAMTKKARGLEAPFACADAIGAAIDLPFEEGLKKEREGFLKLVVSDQSKAQRYAFFAEREAAKVDGVPDGTKPRPVSRVAIIGAGTMGGGIAMSFANAGIPVTLIETGKEQLDRGMGIMQKNYEATAARGGIPADAPAKRMGLITGMVGLENVKDADLIIEAVFETMAVKKEVFTALDAYAKPGAVLASNTSYLNVDDIAATTKRPQDVLGMHFFSPANVMKLCEIVRGAKTAPDALLTAVSIAKKIAKVPVVVGVCDGFVGNRMLAARSKQSEKLLFEGALPQQVDAVVTKFGMPMGPFAMGDLAGLDIGWRSRKDRGIKSEIADALCEAGRFGQKTGKGYYKYESGSRSPLPDPEVETLINDTLTKLGLKRREVSDDEILERMMYPMINEGARILEENIAARPSDIDVVWLYGYGWPIYRGGPMHYADGVGLKHIAERLAYYAKATNDPSLEPAPLLQRLAAEGKTFASLGQPNKAAA from the coding sequence ATGAGCGAAGTCGTCACGCGCGAACGCCATGATGCGATCGCGATCGTCACCGTCAATAGTCCGCCGGTCAACGCGCTCAGTGCGGCTGTTCGCCGCGGCATTCTGGAGAACGTCAACGCGGCGGTCGCCGATCCCGAAGTGCAGGCGATCGTATTGACGTGTGCGGGGCGCACCTTCATCGCCGGCGCCGACATCACCGAATTCGGCAAGCCGCCGCAGCCGCCGGCGCTCAACGACGTCATCGCCGCGCTGGAGAATTCGCCGAAGCCGACCATCGCGGCGATTCACGGCACCGCGCTCGGCGGCGGCCTCGAAGTCGCGCTCGGCTGCCATTTCCGCGTTGCGGTGAAAGAGGCCAAGCTCGGCCTGCCCGAAGTCAAGCTCGGCCTGCTGCCGGGCGCCGGCGGCACCCAGCGGCTGCCGCGCGCGGTCGGCCCCGAGCTCGCGGTGCAGATGATCGTCGGCGGCAATCCGATCGGTGCCGCTGAAGCGCTGAAGCACGGCCTGATCGAGGAGATCGTCGAAGACCGCGTCGCAGGCGGCGAAGCCTTCGCGCGAAAGGTGCTGGCCGAGAAGCGGCCGACGCGCCGGCTGCGCGACGACGACAGCAAGCTCGCCGCGGCCAAGGCCGATCGTTCGATCTTCACCAATGCGGTGGCGGCGATGACCAAGAAGGCGAGGGGACTCGAAGCGCCGTTCGCCTGCGCCGACGCGATCGGCGCCGCGATCGACCTGCCGTTCGAGGAAGGTCTGAAGAAGGAGCGCGAGGGCTTCCTCAAGCTCGTGGTCAGCGACCAGTCCAAGGCGCAGCGCTACGCCTTCTTCGCCGAGCGCGAGGCCGCCAAGGTCGACGGCGTGCCGGACGGCACCAAGCCGCGCCCGGTGTCGCGCGTCGCGATCATCGGCGCCGGCACCATGGGCGGCGGCATCGCGATGTCGTTCGCCAATGCCGGCATTCCGGTGACGCTGATCGAGACCGGCAAGGAGCAGCTCGATCGCGGCATGGGCATCATGCAGAAGAACTACGAAGCTACCGCGGCGCGCGGCGGCATCCCGGCGGATGCGCCGGCCAAGCGGATGGGCCTGATCACCGGCATGGTCGGCCTCGAAAACGTCAAGGACGCCGACCTGATCATCGAGGCGGTGTTCGAGACCATGGCGGTGAAGAAGGAAGTGTTCACCGCGCTCGACGCCTACGCCAAGCCGGGCGCGGTGCTGGCCTCGAACACCTCCTATCTCAACGTCGACGACATCGCGGCGACCACCAAGCGGCCGCAGGACGTGCTCGGCATGCACTTCTTCTCGCCCGCCAACGTGATGAAGCTGTGCGAGATCGTGCGCGGCGCCAAGACCGCGCCCGACGCGCTGCTCACAGCGGTGTCGATCGCCAAGAAGATCGCCAAGGTCCCGGTCGTGGTCGGCGTCTGCGACGGCTTCGTCGGTAACCGCATGCTCGCGGCCCGCTCCAAGCAGTCGGAGAAGCTGCTGTTCGAAGGCGCGCTGCCGCAGCAGGTCGACGCCGTCGTCACCAAATTCGGAATGCCGATGGGCCCGTTCGCAATGGGCGATCTCGCCGGCCTGGACATCGGCTGGCGCTCGCGCAAGGACCGCGGCATCAAGTCGGAAATCGCCGACGCGCTGTGCGAGGCCGGGCGCTTCGGCCAGAAGACCGGCAAGGGCTACTACAAATACGAATCCGGTTCGCGTTCGCCGCTGCCGGATCCCGAAGTCGAAACGCTGATCAACGACACGCTGACCAAGCTCGGCCTCAAGCGCCGCGAGGTCAGCGATGACGAGATCCTCGAGCGCATGATGTATCCGATGATCAACGAGGGCGCGCGCATCCTCGAGGAGAACATCGCGGCGCGGCCGAGCGACATCGACGTGGTCTGGCTGTACGGCTACGGCTGGCCGATCTATCGCGGCGGCCCGATGCACTACGCCGACGGCGTCGGCCTGAAGCACATCGCCGAGCGTCTAGCTTACTACGCCAAGGCCACCAACGACCCGTCGCTGGAGCCGGCGCCGCTGCTGCAGCGCCTCGCCGCCGAAGGCAAGACCTTCGCCTCGCTCGGGCAGCCCAACAAGGCGGCGGCGTGA
- the pimA gene encoding dicarboxylate--CoA ligase PimA translates to MTHPGEQYYPPGVRWDAEIAKGTLPDLLAKAAADYAARPALEFRDRQITYAGLKERADTAASALLRAGYGPGASVALFLGNTPDHPINFFGALKAGARVVHLSPLDGERALSHKLSDSGARVLITTDSAALLPMALKFLAKGLLDRLIVCADAAWGESATPLAPLPEDPRVIRYADFLKDAPQPANWPQISPDDIALLQYTGGTTGLPKGAMLTHANLTSAVSIYDVWGLVRGGDGVVHRVICVLPLFHIYALTVILLRCLKQGDLISLHQRFDVGAVFRDIEEKRATVFPGVPTMWIALANDPSLESRDLSSLTMAGSGGAPLPVEVARLFERKTNLKLKSGWGMTETCSPGTGHPPDGPDKPGSIGLMLPGIELDVVALADPKKVLPPGEVGEIRVRGPNVTQGYWNRPEETAESFVGDRFLTGDIGYMDADGYFFLVDRKKDMIISGGFNVYPQMIEQAIYEHPAVQEVIVIGIPDDYRGEAAKAFVKLRDGAKPFSVEELRDFLKGKLGKHELPAAVEFVDELPRTPVGKLSRHELRNQLPKSTNQSQQQTAQGVRP, encoded by the coding sequence ATGACCCATCCCGGTGAGCAGTACTACCCGCCCGGCGTTCGCTGGGATGCGGAGATCGCGAAGGGCACGTTGCCCGATCTGCTGGCAAAGGCGGCTGCGGACTACGCGGCGCGGCCGGCGCTGGAATTCCGCGATCGGCAGATAACTTACGCCGGGCTGAAGGAACGCGCCGACACCGCCGCTTCGGCGTTGCTACGCGCCGGCTACGGCCCCGGCGCTTCGGTCGCGCTGTTCCTCGGCAACACGCCGGATCATCCGATCAATTTCTTTGGCGCGCTGAAGGCCGGCGCCCGCGTGGTGCATCTGTCGCCGCTCGACGGCGAGCGCGCGCTGTCGCACAAGCTCAGCGATTCCGGCGCGCGCGTGCTGATCACCACCGATTCCGCAGCCTTGCTGCCGATGGCGCTGAAATTTCTCGCCAAGGGCCTGCTCGATCGCCTGATCGTCTGCGCCGACGCGGCATGGGGCGAGTCCGCCACGCCGCTGGCGCCGCTGCCGGAAGATCCCCGCGTGATCCGCTATGCCGACTTCCTCAAGGATGCGCCGCAGCCTGCGAACTGGCCCCAAATCTCGCCCGACGACATCGCGCTTCTGCAATACACCGGCGGCACCACCGGCCTGCCGAAGGGCGCGATGCTGACCCACGCCAATCTCACCTCGGCGGTGTCGATCTACGACGTCTGGGGCCTGGTGCGCGGCGGCGACGGCGTCGTGCATCGCGTGATCTGCGTGCTGCCGCTGTTTCACATCTACGCGCTCACCGTGATCCTGCTGCGCTGCCTGAAGCAGGGCGACCTGATCTCGCTGCATCAGCGCTTCGACGTCGGCGCGGTGTTCCGCGACATCGAGGAGAAGCGCGCCACCGTATTCCCGGGCGTGCCGACGATGTGGATCGCGCTCGCCAACGATCCGTCGCTGGAGAGCCGCGATCTGTCGTCGCTGACGATGGCCGGCTCCGGCGGCGCGCCGCTGCCGGTCGAGGTCGCGCGATTGTTCGAGCGCAAGACCAATCTCAAACTCAAGAGCGGCTGGGGCATGACCGAGACTTGCTCGCCCGGCACCGGCCATCCGCCGGACGGGCCGGACAAGCCCGGTTCGATCGGGTTGATGCTGCCGGGGATCGAACTCGACGTCGTCGCGCTGGCCGATCCGAAGAAGGTTCTGCCGCCCGGCGAGGTCGGCGAGATCCGCGTCCGCGGCCCGAACGTCACCCAGGGCTACTGGAACAGGCCTGAGGAAACCGCAGAGTCGTTCGTCGGCGACCGTTTTCTCACCGGCGATATCGGCTATATGGACGCCGACGGCTATTTCTTCCTGGTCGACCGCAAGAAGGACATGATCATCTCCGGAGGCTTCAACGTCTATCCGCAGATGATCGAACAGGCGATCTATGAACATCCCGCGGTGCAGGAAGTGATCGTGATCGGCATCCCCGACGATTATCGCGGCGAGGCGGCGAAGGCGTTCGTCAAGCTGCGCGACGGCGCGAAGCCGTTCAGCGTCGAGGAACTACGCGATTTCCTCAAAGGCAAGCTCGGCAAGCACGAACTGCCGGCCGCGGTCGAATTCGTCGACGAATTGCCGCGCACGCCGGTCGGCAAACTCTCGCGCCACGAATTGCGCAATCAGCTACCCAAATCCACCAACCAGAGCCAACAGCAAACCGCACAGGGAGTCCGCCCATGA
- a CDS encoding acetyl-CoA C-acyltransferase has product MTDAVIVSTARTPIGKAYRGALNATEGATLLGHAIEHAVKRAGIDPKEVEDVVMGAAMQQGATGGNIARKALLRAGLPVTTAGTTIDRQCASGLQAIALAARSVLFDGVEIAVGGGGESISLVQNDKMNGFHAVDPALQAIKGDVYMAMLDTAETVAKRYGISRERQDEYSLESQRRTAAAQQGGKFSDEIAPIATKMGVVDKATGEVSFKDITLSQDEGPRPETSAEGLAGLKAVRGDGFTITAGNASQLSDGASATVIMSDKTAAAKGLKPLGIFRGMVSHGCEPDEMGIGPVFAVPRLLKRHGLTVDDIGVWELNEAFAVQVLYCRDKLGIDPEKLNVNGGAISVGHPYGMSGARLTGHALIEGRRRKAKYAVVTMCVGGGMGSAGLFEIVH; this is encoded by the coding sequence ATGACCGACGCCGTAATCGTTTCCACCGCGCGCACGCCGATCGGCAAGGCGTATCGCGGCGCCCTCAACGCCACCGAGGGCGCAACCTTGCTCGGCCATGCCATCGAGCACGCGGTCAAGCGCGCCGGCATCGACCCGAAGGAGGTCGAGGACGTGGTGATGGGCGCGGCGATGCAGCAGGGCGCCACCGGCGGCAACATCGCCCGCAAGGCGCTGCTCCGCGCCGGCCTGCCGGTGACCACCGCCGGCACCACGATCGACCGGCAGTGCGCCTCCGGCCTGCAGGCGATTGCACTCGCGGCGCGCTCGGTGCTGTTCGACGGCGTCGAGATCGCGGTCGGCGGCGGCGGCGAGTCGATCAGCCTGGTGCAGAACGACAAGATGAACGGCTTCCACGCCGTCGATCCGGCGCTGCAGGCGATCAAGGGCGACGTCTACATGGCGATGCTCGACACCGCCGAAACCGTGGCCAAGCGCTACGGCATCTCGCGCGAGCGCCAGGACGAGTACTCGCTGGAGAGCCAGCGCCGCACCGCGGCGGCGCAGCAGGGCGGCAAGTTCAGTGACGAGATCGCCCCGATCGCGACCAAGATGGGTGTCGTCGACAAGGCCACCGGCGAGGTGTCGTTCAAGGACATCACGCTGTCGCAGGACGAAGGCCCGCGGCCCGAGACCTCGGCCGAAGGCCTCGCCGGCCTGAAGGCGGTGCGTGGCGACGGCTTCACCATCACCGCCGGCAACGCCAGCCAGCTCTCCGACGGCGCCTCCGCCACGGTGATCATGAGCGACAAGACCGCGGCGGCGAAGGGCCTGAAGCCGCTCGGCATCTTCCGCGGCATGGTCTCGCACGGCTGCGAGCCGGACGAGATGGGCATCGGCCCGGTGTTCGCGGTGCCGCGCCTCTTGAAGCGCCATGGCCTGACGGTCGACGACATCGGTGTCTGGGAACTGAACGAAGCCTTCGCCGTGCAGGTGCTGTACTGCCGCGACAAGCTCGGCATCGATCCGGAGAAGCTCAACGTCAACGGCGGCGCGATCTCGGTCGGCCATCCCTACGGCATGTCGGGCGCCCGCCTGACCGGCCACGCGCTGATCGAAGGCCGCCGCCGCAAGGCGAAATACGCGGTCGTCACCATGTGCGTCGGTGGCGGCATGGGCTCGGCGGGATTGTTCGAGATCGTGCACTAA